The Marivirga tractuosa DSM 4126 genome contains the following window.
TCTTACCTTCCCCTCAATCCGCACTTGTCTTTCAAGCTCAGGCCAAAAGAAATTCAAAGAAACCAAAGGAGAATTTGCCATTTGCTGACCCTTAGAACTATTATAGTTAGTATAAAACACAAACTCTTCATTCTCCACGCCCTTTAACAGTACTATTCTGGAAGAAGGCTTATTCCCATCTATAGTAGATACGGTCATGGCGTTAGGCTCCATTATTTCCGCATTAATGGCCATATCAAACCAGCTTAAAAACTGATCAACTGGGTTTGCATCTACTTCTGAAGCTTTTAGGCTTAGTGCAGAGTATTCTTTTCTGATATCGGCTATGGATTGTTGCATATTTTTTTTGAGATTTCTCTTTAAATTATTAGCGGCTTAAGGATTTTAAATTTATTATTGTTTCAAATTGTTTCCAATTATTGGATGATAAATAGTAAAATTATTTTCTAAATGAAGTTAAGGATTGATTTAAAAGCTGAAAGTAGTCAAGAATGGATTGAAACCGTTATGGCTGACTTCGATAGTTTTTTACAAGATCATGCGAATTGTGAACGCAAAGCTTCTGGAATGGCTATGAGTTTTGTAGCTAAATTTCCTGATAGGTTGGAAATTATTCCTGAGCTAATTGATACTGCTGTTGAGGAATTAGAGCATTTTCGTGATGTTTATGCTATTATGCAATCCAAAGGAATAACACTTCCTCATAAAATTGAAAAAGATTATTATGTGGATGATTTGATTAAAACTTGCCGTTCAGGAAGGGAAGAACGATTTATGGACCGTTTGCTGTTAGCTTCTTTGGTTGAAACTAGAGGAGCGGAACGTTTTAGAATGGTTTATGAAGCATTGCCTGAGGGGGATTTACGTAAATTTTACCATAGATTATGGGCTTCTGAAGCCAAGCATGGAGAGATTTTTGTTGATATGGCCCTTCATTATTTTGATAAAAAGGAAGTATATAATAGATTAGATGAAATGAGCGCAGCAGAAGCAGAAATTCTTAAAGCTTTGCCGCTAAAACCTGCTCTTCACTAAATGGAGTTTTTTGAATTTAAAAATATCGAACAGCCTCAAAAAGGAGATTTATTACTCTCTGAACCTTTCCTGCCTGATCAAAATTTTGACAGGACTGTAATCTTGTTATGTGAACATAATGAAGAAGGTTCTTTTGGTTTCGTATTAAATAAATTATCCATTTTAAAAGTAGATGAAGTGTTACAACAAATCGGTAGTTTTGAAGCAGAGTTGTTTGTAGGCGGACCAGTACAGCAGAATACTTTACATTTTATTCATAATATAGATGAGTTGAAAGAAGGTGGTCAGAAAATCACGAATGGATTATACTGGGGAGGTGATTTTGAAATATTACAAGATTTGATGCAAAAAGGAGCACTCGATAAAGAAAAATCGCGCTTTTTTGTGGGGTACAGTGGATGGTCAGAAAATCAATTGCAAGAAGAAATTGATCACAATAGCTGGATCATTGCTCGTGGAGTACATCCTTCGTATATTTTTAATAGCCCCCCGGAAACACTTTGGAAAAGTATTTTGGAAAAAATGGGAGGCAGATTTAAGATTTATGCCAATTACCCATCTGACCCTAATCTGAATTGATTGAAACTTTTCACAATTTTTAATTAATATTGTACCGTATTAGAGAAAGTAAAATTATTATGATAGACGAAAAAGGTACTTCTGAAAATCCACAGGAAAATAATTCCGAATTGGATAAGGAGAAGGAAAATGTGGAATCCACATCAGAAAATCAAATAGAAGGCTCAGCAACTGTGGAAAAAGAAGAGTCAGCTGAAAATCAAGTGGAAGAACTCAACTCTGAACAAAAAGAAAGCGAGCCTAAGGAAGAAGTTTCATCTGAAGATCAAGAAACTAAGTCTTCTAATGATGAATCTGTGCAAGAAGAGGAACATGAAGGTGAGCACGAAGATGAGCACGAAGAACTTCCTGATTATGCTGAGTTCAGCAAAGAGCAGTTAGTGGAAGCCATTAAAGAAATATCTAAAAGTGATAATTTCAAAAAAGCTGATCGAATCATAAATGAGTTAAAGCCTGTTTATGATGAAATTTATGAAGCTGAAAAAAAGGAAGCTTTAGATAAATTTCTGGCTGATGGTGGAGAAGAAGCTGATTTTGCCATGAAACATGATGAGTTGAATGAGCGATTTGAGGCAAATTATCAACTATATAGAGACAGAAGAAAGAAGCACTACAGGGAGCTCGAACATCAAAAAGATGAGAACCTTAAGACTAAAATAGATATATTGGATAGATTACGTGATTTGGTAGATGGCGAAGAGACCATCACGAGTCTGAATGTAATCAAAGACATTCAAAAAGAATGGAAATCAGTTGGGCCGGTTCCTGGTAATCAATCCAAAACCCTTTGGGCAAATTATAATGCACTCTTAGATCGATATTATGACCAGAGAAGCATTTTATTTGAATTAAAGGAATTAGATAGGAAGAAGAATCTGGAGGCTAAGACAGAACTTTGTGTAAAAGCTGAGGAATTGGCTCAGTCAGAGGATGTGCCTTATGCAATCAAACATTTAAATGATTTACATGAAGAATATAAACATATAGGGCCTGTACCTAAAGAAGAACAGGAACCTTTATGGCAACGATTCAAAGCGGCTTCCGATGCTATTTATGATAAGCGCAAAGAGTTTGTTAAGAATTTAAAAGAAATTCAAACAGAGAACCTTGAAAAGAAGGAACAGATCATAGAAAAGCTTAAACCATTCTTGGAATTCGACTCTGACAGAATAAAGGAGTGGAATTCTAAAACAAAAGAGATTTTAGCCATTCAAAAGGAATGGGAAGCGACTGGACAGGTTCCAAAGGAGAATGCGAAAGAAATCAACAAGAATTTCTGGGGTAATTTCAAGCAGTTCTTTGCCAATAAACATGAATTCTTCAAGCGTTTGGATAGTATGCGTGAAGAGAATTTAAAGAAGAAACAGGAGTTTGTAGAGAAGGCAAAAGAGTTATGCGAAAGCACGGACTGGAATAAAACTGCAGATCAATTAAAAGGATTACAACGTCAGTGGAAAGAAGTTGGTCCGGTTCCTGAGAAATTCAGAGAGAGCATTTACAAGGAATTTAAGGCAGCTTGTGATAAGTTTTTTGAAAATAAAAGAGCAGGCTCTAAAGATGCTCAAAAAGAATTTGAGGAAAACCTAAAAGCCAAGGAGGATATTATTGCTCAAATCAACGGTTTAGAAGCAGGTGATTTAGATCAATTGGAGGCTTATGAGCAAGCTTATGGGAAAATAGGATTTGTTCCTAAAGAAGCTATCCAAAAAGTAAAAGAAGACTTTTCAAATGCTGTTCAGGCTTTCGTTGAAAAATCAGAAGATGTACTGACAGATGAACAAAAGGAAAAGGTCAAGTTAATGGCTCAAATAACCAAAATAATGTCAGGGCCAAATTCTGACAGGAAACTTAATCAGAAGGAAAACTCTTTAAGGAAAAAGATTGGTGATTTGCAAAATGATATTGTGACTTGGAAAAATAACATGGAGTTTTTTGCTTCTTCTAAGACAGCTGATAAATTGAAAAAAGATTTTGAAGAAAAAATTGAGGACGCAGAAAAGGAAATCTCTCTGTTAAAGAAGCAGTTACGAATAGTCCGCTCAATAGATTGAAAAATTCTTTAATATTTTTCTGAAAATGGGTTTGGATTAATAAAAACAGCCTTTATATTTGCATCCGCATTCAGGGATAACAAAAGGTTAAAAACTGAAAAAAGCAATTAGAATCCGTTCTAAAATTACTTTAAGCCTCCTTAGCTCAGATGGTAGAGCAACTGACTTGTAATCAGTAGGTCGTTGGTTCGATCCCGACAGGAGGCTCTTGATTATCAGCCATTTACGTTTAAATAATGTAAATGGCTTTTTTATGTGCAGTTTTTTTGCACAGAAATTACAATTACAATATGCTCCAAGAAGGAAAAAATTTATATCACCAGAATCCTAAAGATGCCTTTGTGGCATTGGGGAATTATGGTTTTTTTAAATTTTACTTCCTTTTAATTTATCTGTTAATTCTAAGTTTTTCATCGCGCGTTGAGGGTTCTACTCAAAATCTTAGCGAAGGTCGTGACCATCCATTTTATTACCAACCATCATTTGATTTTTCTGATTCAGAAAAATACCTAGCTCCTGAATTTTCAGAAAAAGGAGGCTTTGATAATGATATCGATGCTTCACTCAATCCTCAAATTTATGAGGCATGTTTAACTGGATCAAATCAATTCAATTACATTTCGGTTGATTGGTCTATCAGAGAAGTAAATGAAGAGCAATCAAATGCCAAACAATTTAATTTAGATACATTTCCTGAATTTAAGATTACGAGTAAATCACTTGTGAAAGATAATTTTGATGCTGTTAAGTTTCTCAATGTTTTTAATAAAGCTCAAGAATTAGGATATTTCTCAAGTATTTCTGCAGAACTATTCATAAAATTTATATTACAAGACTTCAGAGACGAAACTATAGTATTTAATAAATTGAATGGAAAGGACTCACAGTTCTTCTTTCCATTCTTGATTTTGCTTGAGGAATGCGAATTACTATGTATAAAAACTTTAAGTAAAATCAATTCCAACGGCTTTCTAAGGACTTCTGGTGGTGGAATCAAACGAACGAATGATATGGCAACTAAAGTTAGGGATTGTGTTAAAAAGCATAATCTTGCTTCGTCTGCATCATTTAAGTTACTTGCTGATTTTATAATTGACGAATTTGAATTACAAAATAGGTTCAGTTCTGAATCAGTTTTAAATAAATTAATTCGCTTTACATAAAAACATATCATTTTTACATTACCGGAGCGATATATGCCTTCCATCTTTAAAATGCATTGACTCTCAATATTACTAATTACATCTAATTTTGATAGATTTTCTTTTATTTGAGTTCATTTTGATCATTATCAAATCTTATTGACCGCAATTTCACCGCATTCTTAATTATTGCTATAATATATTTTTTAGACCCCGTAAAATTGCACTCTCACAAAATCAACAAATAAAATGTTAGAGCTTAATTTTAAAGAAGATATTCTCCAAAAGGTAATTGAAAATGCAGTTAAAAAAGTGATCAAAGAAAATGGAAAGGCACCAACTAGCGAATGGGTCTGTAGCACAGAAGCAATGGAAATTTTAGGTATTAAGAAGACCAAACTTGCGGATTTAAGAACAAAAAACAAAGTAGAATATTCAAAAGTAAGTGGAAAGAATATTCTTTATTCTCGAGCTTCTTTGCTTAAGTATATCGAAGAAAAGGTGGTGAAGTATTAAAGAAATGAATTAGAGTTTATTTATTATTCTATTTAGCTCCAAAGCATAATATGGATTGGTAACACCACTTTTTAATTAGTCAGCAATTTAATTTAAAGAATAATCTATGATAGGGGATACTAAGAAAAAATCATGTGATTTTCTTGGTTTCCCCTATCATGTTGCAGTTTTACTTAATCATTTAATGGAAAAGCTTTATTTTTTTCTAAAAATTAGCTAGAGAAAAATAGATTCACTTAAATAAGCAGTGTAATGAGCAAGAACATAAATTGTATTCAATTTACTTTTAAGATATATTTCAAATTATATCTATTTGTTCTTTTTAAAAATTCTATTCATTTCCTTGATCCCCTCTAAAGGAAGTTCTTCCCCCACAATCGCATCAACTACACCATCCAGTATATCTAAATATCTTGAAACCTCAATTAAAACCACTAGGGAAACCTTACCACTTGATTCTAAGCGGACTATTGTCCCTCTATCATAGCCGGTTTGAAAGGACAGTTCCTCCTGCGTAATACCCTTGAATTTTCTTCTGTCTTTAAGTGCTTTGCCAATTCTTTGAAGAATTTCTGTATTTGAATAGAGTTTGTATGCCTTTGACATAATTATTTTTGTTGTATATATACAACAAATTAACGATAATCAGGTAAAATGTTCTATTTATACAACATTAGATTATCATGTCACCACCACAACTTTAAAAACACTTTTGGAAAAACTTCAAGACCTTTCATTACCGTTTCTTCTTCCTCTTTATTCCAATCATGGATTCCTCCGTCTCTTTCAATCAGTTTCATAGTTTCTAAAAGAGTGTCAACATCTTTAACTTGTTCCTTATCTCTGTCTAATCTTTCATTCGCTAGTTCCTGGTATCTTTCCAACCGGGGAATAATAAAACTGGCAATGGTATGATCCAGTCCCCAAGTTTCACTGTCATCAAACCCTCTCTCCATTCTTTGCTTTATGAACTTCTCCTCCCTTTCATCATCTTTTTCTGTAAGGGAAAAACAGACGTTGGGGATGTTGAGGTATTTTATGTCGATAGTTTCATTTTTCATAGTGTTCTGAAGTTAGCTTTTTAATAATTGGATAGAATGCGAATTTACTGATCCAAATCTTCTTTACTAGCTAAAATTTTGCCACTTATGAATTTTCTCTTCTCGTCAATCTTATAATTTTTAATGATTTCTAAACGTTTTAGATTTTCAAATAAGACAAAGCTTTCACTTGAATAATGGATTTTAGGAACTTTATTTTTCTGTCCTAACTTTACTAGCTGTTTATTGTATATTACGTTTGATAACTTTGATAAAAAGCTTAATACCCTTTCTAAGTCTTCTTCTACTATCTCTTTCAAATATTTACCTAACAATTTGGCTAGAGTTAATTCATTTAATTTAGGAGCTATTTTAATGACTAGATTTTCCAACAAATTCAGTTTTATACCAAAAATTACTTTCTCCCTAGATAAAACATCTGCAATAAGAGTTTCGTTGTCGGTAATATTTCTGTCTCCAAAATTTTTAATTACAATTCGTGACAAGAGGTTATCTGACAATTCACTTTTTAAGATTTTGTTTAAATCATTAGAACTTAATTGAATTTTTCTATTTTCGTCAACTAAAATTGAAGAATTTCTAATCAGGTAATCTACATATAGCTCTGAATCTTTTCCTTTAAAAAAGTCAATTAAAGTTTCAGTAATTGGTAGCAAATTATTTTGTATTAAAACTATTAATGCACTCTTGCTAACAGCCTCTATATTATCTTCAATGTTATTTTTTATATAACTTCCTAATTCAGTATCATTTTTTAAATCCTTTAAATAAGTATTAATTTCTTCGGTTGTGTTTTTATTGAAAATATATTTAATAAATATATCAAAATAGGTATTTAAATAATTTTGAATTTCTGACACCTCAATAGATAAATTTTTCTTTACATTATCTAAGAAAAGGTAATTTTCCAGCTCTTCATTATCAGAAAATTTCTCTTGATAAACACAAAGGTTAATCCATTGTGGCTCTAACAGATTTCTTCTTAATAAGATTGGCCATAAATTGTGGTTATCTACATCTTCTATATGCTCTATTAGAGATTTGATATTAGCATCTGCTAAAAATTTTTGTGCAGCAGGTTCTTTTAATCTGTTGATTAAATTAACATATTCAGAATGAGTTTCATTAATCGAATATTCGGAATGAATTAAGACTTCAGAAGCATAAATATCAATGTTATTATTTACATTTTGGCTTAAATAATTTAAGATATCTTGACTTTCAAAATATGACAAAGGCTTTTTAAGATATTTATGAAATTCATCATTGCCTAAATCGTAAAACTTAAAATGTGCTTCAATATTTTTGTAATTAAGTTCATATCTGAAATTCTCAATTATATATTTGACAAGTTTTTTCTTTTTGGCGATTTCTTTATCTATCGAAAAGTTTTTAATCTTTATTTCAAGTTCCCTTATATTTTCATAAACGAATGAGTCTTCTGGTACATTTTCTCCAAATAATGCAGTGTCTGTATTTAAAATATGTTGTAGCTCATTTTTGAAATCTTCAGGTAACTTTTCAGTATAATTTGGATGCAAGTTTAGTAGCAGATTCCTAGAAGTACTAATCACATTTTTTGATGAATATGGCTCTAAAAGTTTATACGACTTAGTGTTAGAGAGAATGAAAAAAAAGTGTTTAATTTTTTTCTCTGCTTTTTCAAGTAAAATTTTATAAAACTCTATATGATATTCAAGATGAGTATCAGTGAAATTTTTAAAAGCCTTAATCTTATTTTGAATATCTTCTTTTTCATCACCCTTATATTCGAAAAGCCTAAGAATTAAATCAGGTATAAGTATTTTTGAGCTACTGAAATCTTGTTCCTGCAATTCTAAAGCTATTTTTAGATAGTCAATATCATGATCGGTTTGTTTGAATATGCCTGATTTAATTTGATTTAGGCAAAGCAATTCCTTTTGATTTAAAGAAAATGGTTCGATTATAAATAGATAGTCATGGAAATCTGATTCTATATATCCTCTATGAAGAAAGAATTGTAATAAATATTTACTTTCCCAATCCTCTAACTCTGGAGGGATATTTTGGCAGTAATTTTTAACGCTATAGTTTATTGTTTCTTTTAACTGTGCTTCTACTGATATTTTATCTTGTGATATTTTTTTCTTTGCCTCTTCACTAGAGTCATTAATAATTTTTATCTTTTGAAGATATTCTTGATAAAGATTTCTAGGCTCTGTTATTTCTTCTGGTTGATTATTTACCCGATATCCATTTAGAGTGTTATTCTGAAATATACTTTTGAAATTATCCAAATTACCAACGGTATTAAGAGTATTTATTCTTCTATAGCTTGTCCGACCTTCTTTATCTTCTAGAAGCACTTCAATATTTGTAGAAAAAAGATTTGATATTTTGATTGCTGAGGCTAATAATGCTGGGAGAAGAAGTGACTCTTCAATTTTTGGCATTTTTTCAATTTCTCGTTGTTGTATTTCTATTTCTTCCTTTCTTCTTCTTAGTTCTAATTCCTTGTTCTTTTTACCGTTAATAAAATTAATAAATATAAGTTCAAGTTGATTCCCATTTTGTCTGATGTCCTCAAATTCATCTGGATAAAGATTTTTAAATATTACCAATGAAAATAATTGCTGCGGTTTAATCAAGACCTTAGTTTCTTCTTCCTTTTTGAAATAAGATTTATGTTTTTGTTGGAATAATTCAAAATATATAACGTATTCATTCCAAATATTATAGAGAGTTCGATAATCATCTATATAACTAGCGACATCTTTAATAAAATTATCTGGTAGGTTGATATTACTTTGATTTTGACTAGAGAAATCATTATTCCATTCCAATAATCTCTCCTTGGAATTTTTATAACCAACAGCAGGGAGTACGGGAATTATGAAATCAAAAAACTTAGTTCGATTTTTGTAATTTGTTCCAAAGATGTCATCCTTAATGAGAAAGAGAAATGCTATTTTTTTGGACTTAATTGATCGATTTATTATCTTATTTATTTCTCTAAGATGAGTAAGAATCGCTAAAGCTACTGTTTTATTTCGGTCAATATCTTCAAAAACAATGATCTGATTTTCCGTACTTTCAAAAAAATAGATTATCTCATCTAAATATTTAGCTAAAATAGAATCTTCTCTATTTTTAACTGACTCAAACTCACTATTGGCAAACCCAAATTTGGTAATCCTTAAGTTAATTATTAGTGGAATTATAGCTTTTATAATTTCAAAACCTTTAAAAACTAAGACTATGATAGCAAATAAAGTCAATAAGTGCGTTACACCTTTCGAAATCCAATCTGTTGAATTAAAAAACTCAGGAATAAGCAACCATAGAATAGCCATGAGCAAAAGCATTATTGTTTTTGCCCATGATGTAGTATCTATTTTCTGTATCCTTTTGAACCTAGAGAAAGGGATATTCTTTGGTTTTTCTGAAAAGAATAGTTGCTTTAAAATATTGGATTCAATCTTATCCCTGATCTGGCGATTTTTTATATTTCTATGGGAATTAGTATCTGAACCATGGTGCTCTTCAGAGGTATTCTCATCAAATGATGAAAAGGAGATGTATTTTAATTTGTAGTTTGGAAATTTGCAGCTAAAACCTTTCAAAATACTCGATTTACCTGAACCATACGGACCTGATATAGCAATATTTTCTATATTCTCGTCTTCAATTGCCCAAAGTAAAGTTTCTATTTGTACCTCTCTGTCTTCAGCTGGTCTTGGTGCTAAATGGTAAAGATTTTTGGTAAAAGTATTATCAAAGCTGTCATTTTCCATTGTTTTACTTTTTAGATCATTTAAGTATATCCATCACCTATCCAATTCTTTCTGTATCACTCTAAAACTCTCCAATCCAGCCTCAATATTCTCAATTATCTCGCTTGCTAAAACATCCGGATCAGGGAGGTTATCTAGGTCTGCCAGGCTTTTGTCTTTTAGCCAAAATATATCGAGATTGGTTTTATCACGAGCAATGATTTCTTCATAGGAATATTTTCTCCATCTTCCATCAGGGGTTTCTTCCGACCAGGTTTCTTTTCTATCATTCCGATTGGAGGGATTATAACAATTGATGAAATCTTGCAAGTCCTCCAACTTCATGGTGTTCTTCTTTAAGGTATGATGCACATTGGTTCTATAATCATAAATCCAAACATCTTGTGTCCAGGCTTCTTTGGATGCTGGTTTATTATCAAAGAACAGCACATTGGCTTTTACTCCATGCGCATAGAAAATACCAGTCGGCAACCTTAAAATGGTATGGAGCTCCGTGGTTTTCATCAACTCTTTCCTAACTGTTTCACCTGAACCTCCTTCAAAAAGTACATTATCAGGTAAAACAACTGCTGCTTCTCCATTTATCTTTAATAAAGATCGGATGTGCTGCAAAAAGTTTAACTGCTTATTACTAGAGGTCGCCCAAAAATCTTGTCTGTTGTAGCTTAACTCTTGTTTTTCCTGCTCACCTTCTTCATTGGTGATAGTCATGCTGCTTTTCTTACCGAAAGGTGGATTAGCCAAAACATAATCTACACGATTTCCTTCATCTGCTATTAATGCATCATTAGGAGAAATAAAGGTTTCTCCATCAATTTCACCAATGTTATGCAGAAACATATTCATCAGGCATAGCCTACGAGTACCAGCGACTATTTCATTACCTGAAAATGTACTGTTCTTTAGAAAAGCTTTTTGCTCTTTGTTTAGCTCATGGTTTTTGATAATATAATCATAAGCCGCCAGGAAAAACCCGCCTGTACCACAGCTTGGGTCATGTATGCTTTTCATCGGCTCTGGTGCTACACAAGCCACCATGGCTTGAATTAAAGAACGAGGCGTAAAATACTGACCGGCTCCACTTTTGGTATCCGAAGCATTTTTCTCTAATAAGCCTTCGTAAATATCTCCTTTTACATCTGCACCTACCATAGTCCATTGCTCTTTTCCGATCATATCAATTACTCGAAGCAATTTAGAAGGGTCTTGAATTTTATTTTGTGATTTGGTGAAAATCTGTCCTAAAATTCCCTTTTCAGTGCCTAAAGAACGCAACATTTGGCTGTAATAAGCTTCCAACTCAGCACCACGTTTTTTGCTTAGTGTTTCCCAATTACAGTAATCACCATCTTCAATTTCATGGCCCTCCGTATCCTTAATTCGAGGAAAATCCATCTTTTTATTATAAGGCGGACGGGTGAGTTCATCTGCCATTTTAAGAAAAAGCAGGTAGGTTATTTGCTCCAAATAATCACCATAGCCTACGCCATCATCACGCAATACATTGGCAAAATTCCATACTTTTGATATTAGAGATGATTCGGTCATGATTGATTTAATTTTTTAATGAATACTTTAAATGTTGTTGGTCTCATTAGTACTTGATCATGTAATTCATCTACAATAAAGAAGTCTGCTGAATTAGTTTCGTAATCATAATTATATAATCTGTAAATGTAATATGATTCATGATTTTGCTCAGCAAATTCCCTTTCATTTATGGTATAATCAAATGGTGTTAAGTTTTTGCCGGATGTCGTCTTTACTTCAATATATTTGGGGTTACGCTTCTCATCAAAAGAAAGCACATCATACCCTTTACCATCTTCTACAATT
Protein-coding sequences here:
- a CDS encoding class I SAM-dependent DNA methyltransferase; amino-acid sequence: MTESSLISKVWNFANVLRDDGVGYGDYLEQITYLLFLKMADELTRPPYNKKMDFPRIKDTEGHEIEDGDYCNWETLSKKRGAELEAYYSQMLRSLGTEKGILGQIFTKSQNKIQDPSKLLRVIDMIGKEQWTMVGADVKGDIYEGLLEKNASDTKSGAGQYFTPRSLIQAMVACVAPEPMKSIHDPSCGTGGFFLAAYDYIIKNHELNKEQKAFLKNSTFSGNEIVAGTRRLCLMNMFLHNIGEIDGETFISPNDALIADEGNRVDYVLANPPFGKKSSMTITNEEGEQEKQELSYNRQDFWATSSNKQLNFLQHIRSLLKINGEAAVVLPDNVLFEGGSGETVRKELMKTTELHTILRLPTGIFYAHGVKANVLFFDNKPASKEAWTQDVWIYDYRTNVHHTLKKNTMKLEDLQDFINCYNPSNRNDRKETWSEETPDGRWRKYSYEEIIARDKTNLDIFWLKDKSLADLDNLPDPDVLASEIIENIEAGLESFRVIQKELDR
- a CDS encoding helix-turn-helix domain-containing protein, with amino-acid sequence MLELNFKEDILQKVIENAVKKVIKENGKAPTSEWVCSTEAMEILGIKKTKLADLRTKNKVEYSKVSGKNILYSRASLLKYIEEKVVKY
- a CDS encoding YobI family P-loop NTPase gives rise to the protein MENDSFDNTFTKNLYHLAPRPAEDREVQIETLLWAIEDENIENIAISGPYGSGKSSILKGFSCKFPNYKLKYISFSSFDENTSEEHHGSDTNSHRNIKNRQIRDKIESNILKQLFFSEKPKNIPFSRFKRIQKIDTTSWAKTIMLLLMAILWLLIPEFFNSTDWISKGVTHLLTLFAIIVLVFKGFEIIKAIIPLIINLRITKFGFANSEFESVKNREDSILAKYLDEIIYFFESTENQIIVFEDIDRNKTVALAILTHLREINKIINRSIKSKKIAFLFLIKDDIFGTNYKNRTKFFDFIIPVLPAVGYKNSKERLLEWNNDFSSQNQSNINLPDNFIKDVASYIDDYRTLYNIWNEYVIYFELFQQKHKSYFKKEEETKVLIKPQQLFSLVIFKNLYPDEFEDIRQNGNQLELIFINFINGKKNKELELRRRKEEIEIQQREIEKMPKIEESLLLPALLASAIKISNLFSTNIEVLLEDKEGRTSYRRINTLNTVGNLDNFKSIFQNNTLNGYRVNNQPEEITEPRNLYQEYLQKIKIINDSSEEAKKKISQDKISVEAQLKETINYSVKNYCQNIPPELEDWESKYLLQFFLHRGYIESDFHDYLFIIEPFSLNQKELLCLNQIKSGIFKQTDHDIDYLKIALELQEQDFSSSKILIPDLILRLFEYKGDEKEDIQNKIKAFKNFTDTHLEYHIEFYKILLEKAEKKIKHFFFILSNTKSYKLLEPYSSKNVISTSRNLLLNLHPNYTEKLPEDFKNELQHILNTDTALFGENVPEDSFVYENIRELEIKIKNFSIDKEIAKKKKLVKYIIENFRYELNYKNIEAHFKFYDLGNDEFHKYLKKPLSYFESQDILNYLSQNVNNNIDIYASEVLIHSEYSINETHSEYVNLINRLKEPAAQKFLADANIKSLIEHIEDVDNHNLWPILLRRNLLEPQWINLCVYQEKFSDNEELENYLFLDNVKKNLSIEVSEIQNYLNTYFDIFIKYIFNKNTTEEINTYLKDLKNDTELGSYIKNNIEDNIEAVSKSALIVLIQNNLLPITETLIDFFKGKDSELYVDYLIRNSSILVDENRKIQLSSNDLNKILKSELSDNLLSRIVIKNFGDRNITDNETLIADVLSREKVIFGIKLNLLENLVIKIAPKLNELTLAKLLGKYLKEIVEEDLERVLSFLSKLSNVIYNKQLVKLGQKNKVPKIHYSSESFVLFENLKRLEIIKNYKIDEKRKFISGKILASKEDLDQ
- the pdxH gene encoding pyridoxamine 5'-phosphate oxidase; translation: MQQSIADIRKEYSALSLKASEVDANPVDQFLSWFDMAINAEIMEPNAMTVSTIDGNKPSSRIVLLKGVENEEFVFYTNYNSSKGQQMANSPLVSLNFFWPELERQVRIEGKVRKVDEATSDAYFESRPRASQIGAWVSPQSEVIQSRKVLEERLEEIELKFKDKEVDRPPHWGGYAVKPNMIEFWQGRPSRLHDRIRYTFSKTNNWMIERLAP
- the miaE gene encoding tRNA-(ms[2]io[6]A)-hydroxylase, with product MKLRIDLKAESSQEWIETVMADFDSFLQDHANCERKASGMAMSFVAKFPDRLEIIPELIDTAVEELEHFRDVYAIMQSKGITLPHKIEKDYYVDDLIKTCRSGREERFMDRLLLASLVETRGAERFRMVYEALPEGDLRKFYHRLWASEAKHGEIFVDMALHYFDKKEVYNRLDEMSAAEAEILKALPLKPALH
- a CDS encoding DUF349 domain-containing protein, whose product is MIDEKGTSENPQENNSELDKEKENVESTSENQIEGSATVEKEESAENQVEELNSEQKESEPKEEVSSEDQETKSSNDESVQEEEHEGEHEDEHEELPDYAEFSKEQLVEAIKEISKSDNFKKADRIINELKPVYDEIYEAEKKEALDKFLADGGEEADFAMKHDELNERFEANYQLYRDRRKKHYRELEHQKDENLKTKIDILDRLRDLVDGEETITSLNVIKDIQKEWKSVGPVPGNQSKTLWANYNALLDRYYDQRSILFELKELDRKKNLEAKTELCVKAEELAQSEDVPYAIKHLNDLHEEYKHIGPVPKEEQEPLWQRFKAASDAIYDKRKEFVKNLKEIQTENLEKKEQIIEKLKPFLEFDSDRIKEWNSKTKEILAIQKEWEATGQVPKENAKEINKNFWGNFKQFFANKHEFFKRLDSMREENLKKKQEFVEKAKELCESTDWNKTADQLKGLQRQWKEVGPVPEKFRESIYKEFKAACDKFFENKRAGSKDAQKEFEENLKAKEDIIAQINGLEAGDLDQLEAYEQAYGKIGFVPKEAIQKVKEDFSNAVQAFVEKSEDVLTDEQKEKVKLMAQITKIMSGPNSDRKLNQKENSLRKKIGDLQNDIVTWKNNMEFFASSKTADKLKKDFEEKIEDAEKEISLLKKQLRIVRSID
- a CDS encoding YqgE/AlgH family protein, with protein sequence MEFFEFKNIEQPQKGDLLLSEPFLPDQNFDRTVILLCEHNEEGSFGFVLNKLSILKVDEVLQQIGSFEAELFVGGPVQQNTLHFIHNIDELKEGGQKITNGLYWGGDFEILQDLMQKGALDKEKSRFFVGYSGWSENQLQEEIDHNSWIIARGVHPSYIFNSPPETLWKSILEKMGGRFKIYANYPSDPNLN
- a CDS encoding helix-turn-helix domain-containing protein, which codes for MSKAYKLYSNTEILQRIGKALKDRRKFKGITQEELSFQTGYDRGTIVRLESSGKVSLVVLIEVSRYLDILDGVVDAIVGEELPLEGIKEMNRIFKKNK